One genomic segment of Rivularia sp. PCC 7116 includes these proteins:
- a CDS encoding DNA polymerase III subunit gamma/tau yields the protein MSYEPLHHKYRPKTFAELVGQEAIATTLTNAIHTLKIAPAYLFTGPRGTGKTSSARILAKSLNCLNSDKPTSQPCGKCDVCQGINKGATLDVIEIDAASNTGVDNIREIIERAQFAPVQCRYKVYVVDECHMLSTQAFNALLKTLEEPPLHVVFVLATTDPQRVLPTIISRCQRFDFRRIPMDGMVQHLTTIAAQENIDITKEAVTLVAQVSQGGLRDAQSLLDQLSLLSGQVIPEKVWDLVGSVSEQGLLELLKAIISDNSEAVIDSTRQILDRGREPLIILQNLASFYRDLLIAKTAPSRNDLVACTQAMWKVLIDVAQSLEISMILQGQQHLRAAEVQIKNTTQPRLWLEVTLLGLLPSATISIAPANNNQQKLPSFPSNPPSTNQHPLPPPPQQTPPATTPKVAPSHPPASNNKVNTVDTVNTETAKPQENATRAQTAPSNSHANNNSSPPPQAPPQAPPETNLNQLWQQVLTNLIPVSRRELLRQMCRVADFDGSLARVAVKEKWYEKVKEEKSKIEAAFEVTFNRKIEINLEVASSISPTNSNSSPAKTVHQPPAAPAHLNTQTVPQTPPQPVPSPVSSPTPERTQPPQISAPKTQANTAIKNPINSTQTIPTPPQPTPIEEDPEASEVMKAALRLAQALDGEIIQLNDEKTEISDESIDSSELEEIEEDDVEF from the coding sequence ATGTCTTACGAACCGCTACATCATAAGTATCGCCCCAAGACTTTTGCCGAATTAGTTGGACAAGAGGCGATCGCCACTACTCTTACTAATGCAATCCATACTTTAAAAATTGCTCCGGCTTATCTTTTTACTGGTCCTCGGGGTACTGGTAAAACTTCTAGTGCCCGGATTTTAGCGAAATCACTAAATTGTCTTAACAGCGATAAACCTACGTCACAACCATGCGGAAAGTGCGACGTTTGTCAAGGTATTAATAAAGGTGCGACTTTAGATGTAATTGAGATTGATGCTGCGAGCAATACCGGTGTTGATAATATTCGAGAAATTATTGAAAGAGCGCAATTTGCCCCAGTTCAGTGCCGCTACAAGGTTTATGTGGTCGATGAATGTCACATGCTCAGTACTCAAGCATTCAACGCCCTACTCAAGACATTAGAAGAACCACCGCTACATGTTGTTTTTGTGCTGGCGACAACAGATCCACAAAGAGTTTTACCTACAATTATTTCACGCTGTCAAAGGTTTGATTTCAGACGCATTCCTATGGATGGAATGGTGCAGCATTTAACCACCATTGCAGCCCAAGAAAATATTGATATCACCAAAGAAGCTGTTACTTTAGTTGCTCAAGTTTCTCAAGGGGGATTGCGAGATGCCCAAAGTCTTCTCGACCAGTTAAGTTTATTGTCGGGGCAAGTAATTCCTGAAAAAGTTTGGGATTTAGTTGGTTCGGTAAGCGAACAAGGTTTATTAGAGTTATTAAAAGCGATAATCTCCGATAACTCTGAAGCAGTAATTGATTCGACTCGTCAAATATTAGATCGTGGTAGGGAACCGTTAATAATTCTTCAAAATCTAGCTTCGTTTTACCGCGATTTACTCATAGCTAAAACTGCACCCAGTCGCAATGATTTAGTTGCCTGTACTCAAGCTATGTGGAAAGTGCTGATAGATGTTGCTCAAAGCCTTGAAATCAGCATGATTTTGCAGGGGCAACAGCATCTGCGCGCAGCCGAAGTTCAAATCAAAAACACTACCCAACCGCGTTTATGGCTGGAAGTGACTTTACTCGGATTATTGCCATCAGCAACTATTTCAATAGCACCAGCTAATAACAATCAACAAAAATTACCATCATTTCCATCAAATCCACCAAGCACAAATCAGCATCCTTTACCCCCTCCTCCACAGCAAACCCCACCTGCTACAACTCCCAAAGTTGCACCATCTCATCCACCAGCTTCTAACAATAAAGTAAATACAGTAGATACAGTAAATACAGAAACTGCAAAACCACAAGAAAACGCAACAAGAGCGCAAACTGCTCCTAGTAATTCTCACGCCAACAACAATTCTTCCCCCCCTCCACAAGCACCTCCACAAGCACCTCCAGAAACTAACCTCAACCAACTCTGGCAGCAGGTACTTACCAACCTCATACCAGTTTCCCGAAGAGAATTGCTGCGTCAAATGTGTCGTGTCGCCGACTTTGATGGTTCTTTAGCTCGCGTTGCCGTCAAAGAAAAATGGTACGAAAAAGTAAAAGAAGAAAAATCTAAAATTGAAGCTGCATTTGAAGTAACTTTCAACCGCAAAATCGAAATAAATTTAGAAGTAGCCAGTTCGATATCGCCGACAAACTCAAATTCTTCCCCAGCAAAAACAGTACATCAACCCCCTGCCGCACCCGCACATTTAAACACACAAACTGTACCACAAACGCCACCACAGCCCGTACCTTCTCCAGTCTCTTCCCCTACTCCAGAAAGAACACAACCACCTCAAATATCAGCCCCCAAAACTCAAGCCAATACAGCAATCAAAAATCCGATCAACTCTACTCAAACAATCCCAACACCACCCCAACCAACCCCAATAGAAGAAGATCCAGAAGCCTCCGAAGTTATGAAAGCTGCTCTCCGTTTAGCACAAGCATTAGACGGAGAAATTATTCAACTTAACGACGAAAAAACAGAAATTTCCGACGAATCCATTGACTCATCGGAATTAGAAGAAATTGAAGAGGACGATGTTGAGTTTTAA
- a CDS encoding CHAT domain-containing protein produces the protein MHTVRELPELTNSDLEFLFTQLLEGVHQARGQHWAQRWLQNIEHRVSVQRWLEWLQHFGKKVLASSAPNYELASRMVELGELEIGEIGDVAYDIGVQLLTRNSKQQPAYSIPISTESAGLTPATPVSEQLIIEPSGVNKEEPIIESIAVDGEFEAANDEANSPGQELIKEFGELLWEDYEPQPQAITPEINNLPASGEDFSRVLYEQVFEYEEESVTIDNSNSTALEEELRDSLYEQVFESEQLEEEQLEDKTVIAENIPEQTIFTPETQSTEETVTSATNEITPGQDLVRNLGDLLWEDETEQVEEKSYQNVAEQEFINDLSDLVWDYPDRDTSDTVIVPTPDYVRGVEEPINTSFVPVENNFEDSVEDEESEESIETFNALLELADEVEDEEDEETTAIFETSTNPQESISATVTAADAEELSAKLNESTNLVNTLASGIGNQQSSSLVVRGMAIDNETVAQQAEAWYFQGLAQARAGNLEAAVQFYEQAVQIKPDVHEYWFNRGLTLFHLGRLEDAIASYDKAIEINNDFYKGWYNRGRALGELGYLEDAIISFNTALEIRPNYQEAWSNNGLALLKLGRVDEAVFCYDKSLELEPLDTENWYYRGVALSGNGEYENAIDSYDKALEIEPFLHDAWIDRGVAQGQLGEWAEAIISWDKALGLRPDFYLTWFNRAVAFDNLGRRKEAVASYDKALEIEPNFHLAWYNRAVALFYLEQYEQAILCYDRALQIKADYWEAWLGRANAAEKSQVFDWELSLSSPVAGSNSALNARGEEGKLASYLEALKYIGDDTHPEGWGRLHLAIGNCYYDIGKRYSSPRDYWYQAVDEYNQALVTITADDFPDLHLELLHNFIRVLVGLEETAQAQQLHQYSTDFLQELLTQPNRSDESRKQLTLKNIAFEQLAVEIAIQYGEIVQGLEIAEHGKNACLTWLLYGWTDKIYSPNYNSILQLLNPTTAAIYWHLSPSSLRTFIIKPNAPEPIPVFTPMLNVAPDEFPLPEAVNRLVEFEDWLEDWNREYGDYRSEIRNKQTKRNHSWRQDMEQRLARLGKILSISTIEQELQGIENLILIPHRDLNRFPLHGLFSSKFAISYLPSLQIGLNLQQQNSATNQSSPKLLSVEHPDTKDYPPFKSAKLAALAISQMFDRAYRIQGDKATKGEVENALVGNYDIFNFYGYANDEADASLSEILLAWEDKITLEEICKKPLNRYNLFTLSACEAAIDKKNITTEYAGLSSGLLSQGVSNVVNSLWRVESTANALVMIEFYRRLKAGNTPIIALKEAVAWLRELTAGELTKWYESLLNQLPPEGLRMKAQLATQLYRTSQMEADTKLYNHPYYWAAFVIGGIDS, from the coding sequence ATGCATACTGTTAGGGAGTTACCAGAACTGACCAATTCGGATCTGGAATTTTTGTTTACCCAACTTTTAGAAGGCGTACATCAAGCCCGAGGACAACATTGGGCACAAAGATGGCTGCAAAATATCGAACATCGCGTTTCCGTACAACGTTGGTTGGAGTGGTTGCAGCATTTTGGTAAAAAAGTGTTAGCTTCTTCGGCTCCCAATTACGAGTTGGCTTCGAGAATGGTGGAGTTAGGGGAACTTGAAATTGGAGAAATTGGAGACGTTGCTTACGACATTGGAGTACAGCTGTTAACGCGAAATTCCAAACAGCAACCGGCTTACTCTATTCCAATATCTACTGAATCTGCAGGCTTAACTCCTGCAACACCTGTATCGGAACAATTAATAATTGAACCATCTGGGGTTAATAAAGAAGAACCGATAATTGAATCAATCGCGGTAGATGGTGAATTTGAGGCAGCAAATGATGAAGCGAATTCCCCTGGGCAAGAATTAATCAAAGAATTCGGGGAATTATTATGGGAAGATTACGAGCCTCAACCCCAAGCAATTACGCCTGAAATTAATAATTTACCAGCATCTGGGGAAGATTTTTCCCGTGTTTTATACGAACAGGTATTTGAATATGAGGAAGAATCGGTCACTATTGATAATAGCAATAGCACTGCATTAGAAGAAGAACTGCGAGATAGTTTATACGAGCAAGTATTTGAGTCGGAACAGTTAGAAGAAGAGCAATTAGAAGACAAAACGGTAATTGCCGAAAATATTCCGGAGCAAACGATTTTTACTCCCGAGACACAATCAACAGAAGAAACTGTAACTTCTGCTACAAATGAAATTACTCCCGGACAAGATTTAGTACGTAATCTAGGAGATTTATTGTGGGAAGATGAAACAGAGCAAGTCGAAGAAAAAAGTTATCAAAATGTTGCAGAGCAAGAGTTTATCAATGATTTGAGCGATTTGGTGTGGGATTATCCGGATCGGGATACCTCGGATACAGTTATTGTACCCACCCCAGATTATGTTCGGGGAGTTGAGGAACCTATAAATACAAGTTTTGTACCGGTTGAAAATAACTTTGAAGATTCTGTTGAAGATGAAGAATCAGAAGAGTCAATCGAAACCTTTAATGCTTTATTGGAATTAGCAGACGAGGTAGAAGATGAAGAAGACGAAGAAACAACAGCAATATTTGAAACATCTACGAATCCACAAGAGTCAATTTCAGCGACAGTTACAGCAGCAGATGCAGAGGAACTGTCAGCGAAATTAAACGAAAGTACTAATTTAGTCAACACCCTTGCTTCTGGAATCGGAAATCAGCAATCTTCGTCTTTAGTTGTGCGCGGCATGGCTATTGATAATGAAACAGTTGCTCAACAAGCTGAAGCATGGTATTTCCAGGGGCTTGCACAAGCTAGAGCGGGTAATCTTGAGGCTGCTGTTCAATTTTACGAGCAAGCAGTACAAATTAAACCAGACGTACACGAATACTGGTTTAACCGGGGTTTAACGCTATTTCATTTAGGACGTTTAGAAGATGCGATCGCTTCTTACGATAAAGCGATTGAAATTAACAATGACTTTTATAAAGGATGGTACAACCGGGGTAGAGCTTTAGGTGAGTTGGGGTACTTAGAAGATGCAATTATTTCTTTTAATACAGCACTTGAAATTCGACCCAATTATCAGGAAGCATGGTCTAATAATGGTTTAGCTTTACTAAAATTGGGACGAGTTGATGAAGCTGTATTCTGTTACGATAAGTCTTTAGAATTAGAACCGCTAGATACAGAAAACTGGTATTACCGGGGTGTAGCGCTGTCTGGCAACGGGGAATATGAAAATGCTATTGATTCCTACGATAAAGCCCTGGAAATTGAACCATTTTTACATGATGCTTGGATTGATAGAGGTGTAGCCCAAGGACAATTAGGAGAATGGGCAGAAGCTATAATCTCTTGGGATAAGGCTTTAGGGTTAAGACCGGATTTCTACTTAACTTGGTTTAACCGAGCAGTAGCTTTTGATAATTTAGGACGTAGGAAAGAAGCAGTTGCATCTTACGATAAAGCTTTAGAAATTGAACCCAACTTCCACCTGGCTTGGTACAACCGAGCTGTAGCGCTGTTTTATTTAGAACAGTACGAACAAGCAATCCTTTGTTACGATCGCGCTTTACAAATCAAAGCCGATTACTGGGAAGCTTGGCTTGGTAGAGCTAATGCGGCAGAAAAATCCCAGGTGTTTGATTGGGAATTGAGTTTATCTAGTCCTGTCGCTGGAAGCAATTCCGCTTTGAATGCCCGTGGTGAAGAAGGTAAATTAGCTAGTTATTTAGAAGCTTTAAAATATATTGGTGATGATACTCACCCAGAAGGTTGGGGTAGACTGCATTTAGCAATCGGCAATTGTTATTACGACATTGGTAAAAGATATTCTTCTCCCCGCGATTATTGGTATCAAGCGGTAGACGAATACAATCAAGCATTAGTGACGATTACCGCAGACGATTTTCCCGATCTGCATTTAGAACTATTACACAATTTCATCAGAGTACTAGTTGGATTAGAAGAAACCGCTCAAGCCCAACAACTGCATCAATACAGTACCGACTTCCTGCAAGAATTATTAACTCAACCAAATCGTAGCGATGAAAGTAGAAAGCAATTAACTTTGAAAAATATTGCTTTTGAACAACTAGCAGTTGAAATTGCGATTCAATATGGCGAGATAGTCCAAGGTTTAGAAATCGCCGAACATGGTAAAAATGCTTGCTTAACTTGGCTGCTGTACGGTTGGACGGATAAGATATATTCACCAAACTACAATTCAATTTTACAGTTACTAAATCCTACAACTGCTGCAATTTATTGGCACCTCAGCCCTTCGAGCCTGCGTACCTTTATTATCAAACCCAACGCTCCCGAACCCATTCCAGTATTTACACCAATGCTGAATGTAGCGCCAGATGAATTTCCTTTACCCGAAGCTGTAAATCGTTTAGTCGAATTTGAAGATTGGTTAGAAGATTGGAATCGAGAATACGGCGACTATCGCAGCGAAATCAGGAATAAACAAACTAAAAGAAATCATTCCTGGCGTCAAGATATGGAACAGCGGCTGGCAAGGCTAGGGAAAATACTGAGTATCAGCACCATCGAACAAGAATTACAAGGAATCGAAAATCTCATCTTAATTCCTCACCGCGATTTAAATAGATTCCCCTTACACGGATTATTTTCCTCAAAATTCGCCATTAGCTATTTACCCAGTTTGCAAATAGGATTAAATCTCCAACAACAAAATTCTGCGACGAATCAATCCTCGCCAAAACTGCTAAGCGTCGAACATCCCGATACAAAAGATTATCCTCCCTTTAAATCTGCTAAATTAGCGGCTTTAGCTATCAGTCAAATGTTCGATAGAGCTTATCGGATTCAGGGAGATAAAGCAACAAAAGGCGAAGTCGAAAATGCTCTTGTGGGAAACTACGACATCTTTAATTTTTACGGTTATGCCAACGATGAAGCTGATGCTTCCTTATCAGAAATTTTATTAGCTTGGGAAGACAAAATTACATTAGAGGAAATTTGTAAAAAACCCCTCAACCGTTACAATTTATTTACACTTTCAGCCTGCGAAGCTGCCATAGATAAAAAGAATATTACCACCGAATATGCAGGTTTAAGTAGTGGTTTATTAAGTCAGGGAGTTTCCAACGTAGTAAATAGTTTGTGGAGAGTCGAATCAACTGCAAACGCTTTAGTAATGATAGAATTTTATCGCCGATTGAAAGCAGGTAATACACCAATTATTGCTTTAAAAGAAGCCGTCGCATGGTTAAGAGAATTGACAGCAGGAGAATTAACAAAATGGTACGAAAGCCTGCTCAACCAGCTTCCCCCCGAAGGATTAAGAATGAAAGCTCAACTCGCGACGCAATTGTATAGAACAAGTCAAATGGAAGCCGATACAAAACTGTACAACCATCCTTATTATTGGGCAGCCTTTGTAATTGGCGGAATTGACAGTTAA
- a CDS encoding cytochrome P450, whose translation MQQAKSEVIILEDGQTPPAQTQAPIRKPQWYDTFSYIANPDKFCRHNLEKYGAIFKTSVFGGTTIFVGESKAIQMVFNGDSNYTEIALPPTTMDMFGEHSLFQRPDLHRQRKNSLGPGLTGRFLEGYIPHINNEIKKGLHKWNTPGKIAVYPEVEKICFDVLTPLLWGVKLDDDNPESFNGLPIKNKQEVKDLYKTYFDGFYGLLKWESPLTAYGRGIKARKKLIEFMRAVIKQRKKEEINPKSDFLAMMLASQQENPDGIFSDALVENQCLLEVWASYYQISALVSSLIYQLGKYPQFVKKLRQEQNELINEKDISLELLKQMIFLDATIKETLRISPPSSTANRRLIKSVVLDGILYDKGCTVIAEPRLAHIMKEYFTEPNKFDPERFLAPRNEGKMYEFIPFGGGVHACLGAQMAMIVTKIFAYHLLNLFDWESTGEASFVQFPLKKIKDNYQINLQSYQI comes from the coding sequence ATGCAGCAAGCAAAAAGCGAAGTAATAATTTTAGAAGATGGACAAACCCCACCAGCACAAACCCAAGCTCCTATAAGGAAGCCTCAATGGTACGATACTTTTAGCTATATTGCGAACCCGGATAAATTTTGTCGGCATAATTTAGAAAAGTATGGGGCAATTTTTAAAACCAGTGTTTTTGGGGGTACAACTATTTTTGTCGGTGAATCTAAAGCCATTCAGATGGTATTTAATGGCGATTCAAACTATACGGAAATAGCTTTACCACCCACTACAATGGATATGTTTGGCGAGCATAGTTTATTCCAACGTCCCGATTTACATCGTCAGCGTAAAAATTCATTGGGACCTGGTTTAACTGGACGTTTTTTAGAAGGGTATATACCGCACATAAATAATGAAATAAAAAAGGGATTACATAAATGGAATACTCCTGGAAAAATAGCAGTTTATCCAGAAGTAGAAAAAATCTGTTTTGATGTACTAACTCCTTTACTATGGGGAGTGAAATTAGATGATGATAATCCTGAAAGTTTTAATGGTTTACCTATAAAAAATAAACAGGAAGTCAAAGATTTATATAAAACTTATTTTGATGGTTTCTACGGTTTATTAAAATGGGAATCACCTCTCACAGCCTATGGTAGAGGAATCAAAGCACGTAAAAAACTAATAGAATTTATGCGTGCAGTTATCAAGCAAAGAAAAAAAGAAGAAATAAACCCTAAATCTGATTTTTTAGCAATGATGCTAGCTAGTCAGCAGGAAAACCCCGACGGTATTTTTAGCGATGCTTTGGTAGAAAACCAATGTCTTTTAGAAGTATGGGCTTCTTACTACCAAATTTCTGCTTTAGTTTCTTCCCTAATTTATCAATTGGGAAAATACCCGCAGTTTGTTAAGAAGTTACGTCAAGAACAGAATGAATTAATCAACGAAAAAGATATTTCATTAGAATTGCTTAAGCAAATGATATTTCTGGACGCAACTATCAAGGAAACTCTGCGAATTTCACCACCTAGCTCTACTGCTAATCGTCGCTTGATTAAATCAGTTGTTTTGGATGGAATACTTTACGACAAAGGTTGTACGGTAATCGCCGAACCGCGACTGGCTCATATTATGAAAGAATATTTTACAGAGCCTAATAAATTTGACCCAGAGCGTTTTTTAGCACCTCGAAATGAAGGTAAAATGTATGAATTTATTCCCTTTGGTGGAGGTGTACATGCTTGCTTGGGGGCGCAAATGGCAATGATTGTAACAAAGATTTTTGCTTATCATTTACTAAACCTATTTGATTGGGAATCAACCGGAGAGGCTTCGTTTGTACAGTTTCCTCTTAAAAAAATAAAAGATAATTATCAAATTAATTTACAAAGTTATCAAATTTAA
- the phnE gene encoding phosphonate ABC transporter, permease protein PhnE, with protein sequence MKQKKTIKSFNEITNISPAVIAILKQEAKLVTNTRIFFLIISIIILILSAIQSELNFLLFLEPERINRILNYIPQYFPPDFTDWKLYLEDTLITIAMGIWGTLLAAIAAIPLSIMASNNIFPAVVVQPTRRILDAMRAINELVFALIFIVAVGLGPFAGVLALFLHTAGTLGKLFSEVVEAIEPEPVEGIRATGASKIQEVIYGVIPQVIPLWTSFTLYRFEANVRSASVLGIIGAGGIGFSLYQSFGSFQYQKVCAILIILILATSLIDFVSAKVRNWLV encoded by the coding sequence ATGAAACAAAAAAAAACAATTAAAAGCTTTAACGAAATTACTAATATTTCTCCTGCTGTAATCGCAATTTTAAAACAAGAAGCAAAACTTGTTACCAATACTAGAATTTTCTTTTTAATTATCAGTATTATAATCCTAATATTATCCGCAATACAAAGTGAATTAAATTTTTTATTATTTCTTGAACCCGAACGTATTAATAGAATCCTCAACTATATTCCGCAATACTTTCCACCAGATTTTACAGACTGGAAACTTTATTTAGAAGACACACTTATTACCATAGCAATGGGAATTTGGGGAACCTTATTAGCAGCGATTGCGGCAATTCCTCTTTCGATTATGGCATCAAATAATATTTTTCCGGCTGTGGTAGTCCAACCAACGCGGCGTATTTTGGATGCTATGAGAGCAATCAACGAATTAGTTTTTGCATTAATATTTATAGTCGCCGTTGGTTTGGGACCTTTTGCGGGGGTTTTAGCATTATTTCTACATACTGCTGGAACATTAGGTAAATTATTTTCCGAAGTGGTTGAAGCCATAGAACCCGAGCCAGTTGAAGGAATTCGCGCCACGGGTGCCAGTAAAATACAAGAAGTAATTTATGGAGTAATTCCTCAAGTTATTCCTTTATGGACTTCCTTTACTTTGTATCGTTTTGAAGCTAATGTACGCTCTGCTTCTGTATTAGGAATTATCGGCGCTGGAGGAATTGGTTTTTCTTTATATCAAAGTTTTGGCTCTTTTCAATATCAAAAAGTTTGTGCGATTCTGATTATTTTGATATTAGCAACTAGTCTTATTGACTTTGTTTCTGCGAAAGTTAGGAATTGGTTGGTTTAG
- the phnD gene encoding phosphonate ABC transporter substrate-binding protein — MKRRSLMQRIGFFVLALTGTVVFAACSSSDSQSKDIDQLKFGIVSMESQANQKPAWEPFIKEMEKQIGVAIKPYYVTQYSGVIEAMAAGDVQLAWYGGKSYIEAAKRSNAEVFAQTINHDGTTGYTSHLIVNKNNPIAAEAKALGKNKGDEYVINNAKKLSFAFNEPNSTSGFLVPSYYIFTQNKINPKEAFKRLIYSGSHEATALAVANNQIDVATNNSESLSRLEGINPEARKKIEVIWTSELIPSDPIAYRKDLPENLKSKIKDFFYTFKDEEVLQPLKWRGFVAAEDKTWDTIRELEIAKNKAEIESNDSLSQEAKQKKLALLDKQLEEIKK; from the coding sequence ATGAAAAGACGTTCTTTGATGCAGCGCATCGGTTTTTTTGTGCTGGCTTTAACAGGTACCGTAGTTTTTGCTGCTTGCAGTTCCTCTGATAGCCAAAGTAAAGATATTGATCAACTAAAATTTGGCATCGTTTCTATGGAGTCTCAGGCAAATCAAAAGCCAGCATGGGAACCTTTTATCAAAGAAATGGAAAAACAAATTGGCGTTGCTATAAAACCCTATTACGTCACTCAGTATTCTGGTGTAATAGAAGCAATGGCTGCTGGTGACGTTCAACTGGCTTGGTACGGCGGTAAATCTTATATAGAAGCAGCTAAAAGATCCAACGCTGAAGTATTTGCTCAAACAATCAACCATGATGGAACTACGGGCTATACGTCTCACTTAATTGTTAATAAAAATAATCCCATCGCTGCGGAAGCCAAAGCATTAGGAAAAAACAAAGGTGATGAGTACGTAATTAATAATGCGAAAAAACTCAGCTTTGCATTCAACGAACCTAATTCCACCTCTGGTTTTTTAGTTCCCAGCTACTATATTTTTACTCAAAATAAAATCAATCCCAAAGAAGCCTTCAAGCGTTTAATATATTCAGGTAGTCACGAAGCAACCGCTTTAGCAGTAGCTAACAATCAAATAGATGTTGCTACAAATAACAGTGAATCGTTATCTCGTTTAGAAGGAATTAATCCTGAAGCCCGCAAAAAAATAGAAGTAATTTGGACATCAGAACTTATTCCTAGCGATCCAATCGCTTATCGTAAAGATTTACCAGAAAACCTCAAAAGTAAAATCAAAGACTTTTTCTATACTTTTAAAGATGAAGAAGTTCTCCAACCGTTAAAGTGGCGAGGATTTGTAGCCGCAGAAGATAAAACTTGGGATACTATCCGCGAATTAGAAATTGCTAAAAATAAAGCAGAAATTGAGTCTAACGACAGCTTAAGTCAAGAAGCGAAACAAAAAAAGCTGGCATTACTTGATAAGCAACTGGAAGAAATTAAGAAGTAA
- the phnC gene encoding phosphonate ABC transporter ATP-binding protein: MTTTLAIEVNNLSKTFKGKPALKNVSCNIFQGEMVSLVGASGSGKSTLLRHMNGLHNGDSGSINIFGTALQTDGTNHSKIRFLRSQIGCIFQQFNLVNRLTVIENVLVGNLSRLSTFRSLLHLFTKEEKLQALAALERVGILEQAYKRASMLSGGQQQRVAIARCLVQGAKIILADEPIASLDPESSRKVMELLVELNQESGITVVTSLHQIQVVRNYFNRVIALRTGKVMFDGEILELDDAKLREIYGAAADELVMKGHAPYA; this comes from the coding sequence ATGACTACTACGCTTGCAATCGAAGTTAATAATCTGTCAAAAACTTTTAAAGGTAAACCCGCACTCAAAAATGTCTCCTGCAATATTTTTCAGGGTGAAATGGTATCCCTTGTAGGTGCTTCTGGTTCGGGAAAGTCTACATTATTGCGTCATATGAATGGTTTGCATAATGGAGATTCCGGTAGCATAAATATTTTCGGCACGGCTTTACAAACCGACGGCACAAATCATTCAAAAATTAGGTTTTTAAGAAGTCAGATTGGCTGCATTTTTCAACAGTTCAATTTGGTAAACCGTCTAACTGTAATTGAAAACGTCTTGGTTGGAAATCTATCGCGATTATCTACATTTCGTTCGTTACTGCATCTTTTTACCAAAGAAGAAAAACTGCAAGCACTCGCAGCACTCGAACGAGTTGGAATCCTCGAACAAGCCTACAAACGGGCTTCCATGCTATCGGGAGGGCAACAACAAAGAGTGGCGATCGCCCGGTGTTTGGTACAAGGTGCAAAAATCATTCTTGCAGATGAACCCATAGCTTCTTTAGATCCTGAATCTTCACGCAAGGTAATGGAGTTGCTGGTGGAACTAAATCAAGAAAGCGGAATTACAGTAGTAACTTCCTTGCATCAAATTCAGGTAGTACGAAATTATTTCAACCGCGTAATTGCACTGAGAACTGGTAAAGTAATGTTTGATGGTGAAATATTAGAACTTGATGATGCCAAACTTAGAGAAATTTATGGTGCAGCAGCAGACGAACTGGTAATGAAAGGACACGCTCCTTATGCGTAA